The following coding sequences are from one Malaciobacter pacificus window:
- a CDS encoding helix-turn-helix domain-containing protein — protein sequence MIEMMSPYDIMEKFVEIIEKERIRKNMTQVELYKAAGMSSKSYANFIQNKTTKFENIINIMIALDMTAKLESLLQQEKFTSIDEIRNEKNKKERRRVRKGKSHG from the coding sequence ATGATTGAGATGATGTCACCATATGACATTATGGAAAAATTTGTTGAAATTATTGAAAAAGAAAGAATTCGAAAAAATATGACACAAGTAGAGTTATATAAGGCTGCTGGTATGTCATCAAAATCCTATGCGAATTTTATTCAAAATAAAACAACAAAATTTGAAAATATCATCAATATCATGATTGCCCTTGATATGACAGCTAAACTTGAATCTTTACTTCAACAAGAAAAATTCACTTCAATTGATGAAATTAGAAATGAAAAGAACAAGAAAGAGAGAAGAAGAGTTAGAAAAGGAAAAAGTCATGGATGA
- a CDS encoding type II toxin-antitoxin system HipA family toxin has product MKRTRKREEELEKEKVMDEINAYIYGKKIGTMIEHDGVVYFEYDKDFKLEGLEISPLKLHTSKTKDAYTNPNHPTLYHGIAGVFFDSLPDKHGMPFIDRYFEKQGLKSFDLTQLHKLAFIGDRGMGAIEYFPKEEDDFVTHDIAINAKDAYEEMKQALKEKESSIETLMNIRESVSPVGGGRPKMLVQYNYKTKEIRLNKRTLHKEFERAIIKFDEIYDYVGSIGFTKLEYIFMSMAKEMGINTADFELISENNANHLLVKRFDRDKNDKKIHLCTAAGLMHTDISILKSTSYENLFALTRIVCKSQEDIEELFKRMVLNILVFNFDDHAKNFSYLMDENGEWSLSPAYDITYSKGVMKSHTTTIGGKDLNFTRSDVLNIAKSQSIKSIAAAKIIDKAIEVVKNFENKAKEIGLDKKTIEECKEDIDSQISLLNHYS; this is encoded by the coding sequence ATGAAAAGAACAAGAAAGAGAGAAGAAGAGTTAGAAAAGGAAAAAGTCATGGATGAAATCAATGCATACATTTATGGTAAGAAAATTGGCACAATGATTGAACATGATGGAGTTGTATATTTTGAATATGACAAAGATTTTAAATTAGAAGGATTAGAGATATCTCCTCTTAAACTTCATACTTCAAAAACAAAAGATGCCTATACCAACCCAAATCATCCTACTTTATACCATGGAATAGCAGGTGTCTTTTTTGATTCACTTCCAGATAAACATGGAATGCCTTTTATTGACAGGTATTTTGAAAAACAAGGGCTAAAATCTTTTGACCTAACCCAATTACATAAACTAGCATTTATTGGTGATAGAGGAATGGGAGCAATTGAATATTTTCCAAAAGAAGAAGATGATTTTGTAACACATGATATTGCGATAAATGCAAAAGATGCTTATGAAGAAATGAAACAAGCCTTAAAAGAAAAAGAGTCTTCTATTGAAACATTAATGAATATACGAGAAAGTGTTTCTCCTGTAGGAGGAGGAAGACCTAAAATGCTAGTTCAATATAATTATAAAACTAAAGAAATTAGATTAAACAAAAGAACATTACATAAAGAATTTGAAAGAGCAATAATAAAATTTGATGAGATTTATGATTATGTTGGAAGTATTGGTTTTACAAAACTAGAATATATTTTTATGTCAATGGCAAAAGAAATGGGAATAAATACTGCTGATTTTGAATTAATCAGTGAAAATAATGCCAATCATTTACTTGTTAAAAGATTTGATAGAGATAAAAATGATAAAAAGATACATTTATGTACAGCTGCAGGATTAATGCATACAGATATATCTATTTTAAAATCAACTTCATATGAAAATCTATTTGCATTGACAAGAATAGTTTGTAAATCACAAGAAGACATAGAAGAACTGTTTAAAAGAATGGTTTTAAATATATTAGTTTTCAATTTCGATGATCATGCAAAAAACTTTTCGTATCTAATGGATGAAAATGGAGAATGGAGTCTATCTCCAGCTTATGATATTACATACTCAAAGGGTGTAATGAAATCACATACAACAACAATTGGAGGGAAAGACTTAAACTTTACAAGATCAGATGTTCTTAATATCGCAAAGTCTCAGTCTATTAAATCTATAGCTGCTGCAAAAATTATAGACAAAGCTATTGAAGTTGTAAAAAACTTTGAAAATAAAGCTAAAGAAATTGGACTTGATAAAAAAACTATTGAAGAGTGTAAAGAAGATATCGATAGTCAAATCTCTTTACTTAATCACTATTCTTAG
- a CDS encoding ribbon-helix-helix protein, CopG family, which yields MKQAINIRLEKDIVKSLDEYALELDKTRTSLIEKAIDLYFDKLDEMVADKRIDNLKNGSTKVVPLEEVFAKAGIDV from the coding sequence ATGAAACAAGCAATAAATATTAGACTTGAAAAAGATATAGTTAAAAGTTTAGATGAATATGCCCTAGAATTGGATAAAACAAGAACTAGTTTGATTGAAAAAGCCATTGATTTATATTTTGATAAATTAGATGAAATGGTTGCAGATAAAAGAATTGATAATTTAAAAAATGGATCAACAAAAGTTGTACCGTTAGAAGAAGTATTTGCAAAAGCTGGAATTGATGTATAA
- a CDS encoding type II toxin-antitoxin system RelE family toxin: MYKIAFEEEAQKEFLKIDKKNQELIATKILDLQNGIFSKNKALQGKHKGKYRKRAGDYRIIYLKENNFLVITIIRVAHRKKVY; this comes from the coding sequence ATGTATAAAATAGCTTTTGAGGAAGAAGCTCAAAAAGAATTCTTGAAAATTGATAAGAAAAATCAAGAATTAATTGCTACAAAAATTCTTGATTTACAAAATGGTATTTTTTCAAAAAATAAGGCTTTACAAGGAAAACATAAAGGTAAATATAGAAAACGAGCAGGTGATTATCGAATTATTTATTTAAAGGAAAATAATTTCTTAGTTATTACAATAATTAGAGTGGCCCACAGAAAAAAAGTATATTAA
- a CDS encoding HD domain-containing protein, whose protein sequence is MINPKIIDYIFSSASIQRWNDYPRMVELVELDKQAHKFIIAYFIAKLEDDINFTHLIEAGIFEFLRRVVVTDIRPDVFRKALQKKSKEINSWVISKLRPSLEDIDNGNFLQKFEDYLNNPEIYKKERFILKAASYLSTKWEFSIVYQTSQFLSDIEDVKKSVDEEIEDYYELIGVRKIALNKKLAKVIDLSGRLRFQKRWAQTPRVPETSVLGHMLTVAIFGYFYSIDVNACDKRLQNNFFTALFHDLPEALTRDIITPVKYCVDELSEIIAEYEIQKIEDDILPNVPETLHEEFSYILGLYDGVKEEFENKIKVDGKIEVVEDVSKYNSDKYDAIDGLALKQCDKLSAFVEASLSISHGIKSKELVNGKKEILKAFKEIQGIDFKAIATQIDYEFGTTGQTQVRMDFD, encoded by the coding sequence TTGATAAATCCAAAAATAATTGACTATATATTTTCAAGTGCATCTATTCAAAGATGGAATGACTATCCAAGAATGGTTGAGCTAGTTGAGCTTGATAAGCAAGCCCACAAATTTATTATTGCTTATTTTATAGCAAAACTTGAAGATGATATAAACTTTACTCACTTGATTGAAGCTGGAATTTTTGAGTTTTTAAGACGTGTAGTTGTAACTGATATTAGACCTGATGTTTTTAGAAAAGCACTTCAAAAAAAATCAAAAGAGATTAACTCTTGGGTTATCTCAAAACTAAGACCATCACTTGAAGATATAGATAATGGTAATTTTTTACAAAAATTTGAAGATTATTTAAACAACCCAGAAATATATAAAAAAGAGAGATTTATACTAAAAGCCGCATCATATCTATCTACGAAATGGGAGTTTTCTATCGTATATCAAACAAGTCAATTCTTAAGTGATATTGAAGATGTTAAAAAAAGTGTTGATGAAGAGATAGAGGATTATTATGAACTTATAGGAGTGCGAAAAATTGCACTTAATAAAAAGCTTGCAAAAGTAATTGATCTTAGTGGTAGATTGAGATTTCAAAAAAGATGGGCTCAAACTCCAAGAGTTCCTGAAACTTCAGTTTTAGGTCATATGTTAACAGTAGCTATTTTTGGATATTTTTACTCTATTGATGTAAATGCCTGTGATAAAAGACTTCAAAACAACTTTTTCACAGCCCTTTTCCATGATTTACCTGAAGCTTTAACAAGAGATATAATCACTCCTGTAAAATACTGTGTAGATGAATTATCTGAAATAATTGCAGAGTATGAAATACAAAAAATAGAAGATGATATTTTACCAAATGTACCAGAAACACTCCATGAAGAGTTTTCATATATTCTTGGATTATATGATGGAGTAAAAGAAGAGTTTGAAAATAAAATCAAAGTAGATGGAAAGATAGAAGTTGTAGAAGATGTTTCAAAATACAACTCTGATAAATATGATGCAATTGATGGACTTGCACTAAAACAGTGCGATAAATTATCAGCTTTTGTGGAAGCTAGTTTATCTATATCTCATGGTATAAAATCAAAAGAGTTGGTAAATGGTAAAAAAGAGATTTTAAAAGCTTTTAAAGAGATTCAAGGAATAGATTTCAAAGCAATTGCAACACAGATAGATTATGAGTTTGGAACAACAGGACAAACGCAAGTTAGAATGGATTTTGATTAA
- a CDS encoding type II toxin-antitoxin system RelE family toxin, whose protein sequence is MKLIIKPLENFKKEAKKLAKKYKEISNDLKKLQEELLNNPKAGIDLGSNCYKIKIRGFRVIYYYIDQKGIIYLMCIYSKSDLENIEDNKILQLIEDNNL, encoded by the coding sequence ATGAAATTGATAATTAAGCCTCTTGAAAACTTCAAAAAAGAGGCTAAGAAACTTGCAAAAAAATATAAAGAAATCTCAAATGATTTAAAAAAACTTCAAGAAGAACTTTTAAATAATCCTAAAGCAGGAATTGACTTAGGCAGTAACTGTTACAAAATAAAAATTAGAGGATTTAGGGTTATATACTATTATATTGACCAAAAAGGTATTATATACCTAATGTGCATATATTCAAAAAGTGATTTAGAAAATATTGAAGATAATAAAATTCTTCAATTAATCGAAGATAATAATTTATAA
- a CDS encoding ribbon-helix-helix domain-containing protein translates to MYTLEQIEKQQVGLRLPKYLIEQIDELTKEYSLNRSEIITESIKAFLIEQKSKRLYDSFNESCKELKTIIANEGDDLDTLEDFINEIDN, encoded by the coding sequence ATGTATACTTTAGAACAAATTGAAAAGCAGCAAGTTGGATTAAGACTTCCTAAATACTTAATAGAGCAAATTGATGAATTAACAAAAGAATATTCACTAAATAGAAGTGAAATTATTACAGAATCAATAAAGGCATTTCTAATAGAACAAAAAAGTAAAAGACTTTATGATAGTTTTAATGAATCTTGTAAAGAATTAAAAACAATAATTGCAAATGAAGGTGATGATTTAGATACTTTAGAGGATTTCATAAATGAAATTGATAATTAA
- a CDS encoding DUF2156 domain-containing protein — MSTLSIGKYTLKHFDLSAKETMDKYLNLINVDVSDYTFAGNYIWLSTATGFYAIVNDTFCLFILNSGELTMLLPPIGKKENTYEAIIDCFEIMNSHNSNRNYSKMEYVHEDILEGFVDYLEEGTLIYEMLKDFIIEKKLVDYIYKVDDLIDLKGDSYKSKRNEINRFNKVYPEHKIEILDIKKHGNDVLNLFNKWVKDRTTYMPKEEVEVFLDGIYFERFAIKRLVKDYENLDIIGLVIYIDDEVKGFTVGEKINKTTASVILEKTDFEILGCAQFIFREFTKILKDKYGVEYINVGDDMGFENLKKVKMSYRPNKLVPKYTIYQK, encoded by the coding sequence ATGTCAACACTAAGTATTGGAAAATATACTTTAAAGCATTTTGATTTAAGTGCAAAAGAGACAATGGATAAGTATCTAAATCTTATAAATGTAGATGTTAGTGATTATACATTTGCAGGAAATTATATTTGGTTATCAACTGCAACTGGTTTTTATGCAATTGTAAATGATACTTTTTGTCTGTTTATTTTAAACTCTGGTGAATTAACTATGCTTTTGCCTCCAATTGGAAAAAAAGAGAATACTTATGAAGCTATTATTGATTGTTTTGAGATTATGAACTCCCACAATAGTAATAGAAACTACTCAAAAATGGAGTATGTTCATGAAGATATCTTAGAAGGTTTTGTTGATTATTTAGAAGAGGGTACTTTGATATATGAAATGTTAAAAGATTTTATTATAGAAAAAAAGTTAGTTGATTATATTTATAAAGTTGATGATTTGATCGATCTAAAAGGGGATTCTTATAAATCAAAAAGAAATGAAATCAATAGATTTAATAAAGTTTATCCAGAACATAAAATTGAGATACTTGATATAAAGAAACATGGAAATGATGTTTTAAATCTTTTTAATAAATGGGTAAAAGATAGAACAACATATATGCCAAAAGAGGAAGTTGAAGTATTTTTAGATGGTATCTATTTTGAAAGATTTGCTATTAAAAGATTAGTAAAAGATTATGAAAACTTAGACATCATTGGATTAGTGATATATATAGATGATGAAGTAAAAGGCTTCACTGTAGGTGAAAAAATAAATAAAACAACAGCCAGTGTAATCTTAGAGAAAACAGATTTTGAAATACTTGGCTGTGCGCAGTTTATTTTTAGAGAGTTTACAAAAATATTAAAAGATAAATATGGCGTTGAGTATATAAATGTAGGTGATGATATGGGATTTGAAAATCTTAAAAAAGTAAAAATGTCATATAGACCAAATAAATTAGTACCAAAATATACTATTTATCAAAAATGA
- a CDS encoding GNAT family N-acetyltransferase, producing MIEIATTKDLNTLFDIENRVFANDSFALSKNSLRYHLSNNIIYKIEQDEKIAGYILWLKRKNYYRLYSLAIHPDFRGLGLASRLLEYSLENLDKEKFSLEVKVSNLDAIRLYKKFGFKVSRILKDYYEDIDGYLMVK from the coding sequence ATGATTGAAATCGCAACAACAAAAGATTTGAATACTCTATTTGATATTGAAAACAGAGTATTTGCAAATGATAGTTTTGCACTAAGTAAAAATTCACTTAGATATCATCTATCAAATAATATTATCTATAAAATTGAACAAGATGAAAAAATAGCAGGATATATTCTGTGGCTAAAAAGAAAAAATTATTATAGATTATACTCTTTGGCTATTCATCCAGATTTTAGAGGTTTAGGACTTGCTTCAAGATTACTAGAGTATAGTTTAGAAAACCTAGATAAAGAGAAGTTTTCACTTGAAGTAAAAGTATCAAATTTGGATGCCATTAGATTATATAAAAAGTTTGGCTTTAAAGTAAGTAGAATTTTAAAAGATTATTATGAAGATATTGATGGATACTTGATGGTAAAGTAG
- the rpiB gene encoding ribose 5-phosphate isomerase B, translated as MKYFIGADHAGIDIKAYVKELFEARGHEVVDLGPSTKDRVDYPDFAAKVCESVLANEGSKGILICGSGIGMSMAANKFDGIRAALCHNEYSAKMAREHNDANVICLGERVSGYGMVEAIVDAWNEASFEGGRHEGRVEKINALGKMGSCRA; from the coding sequence ATGAAGTATTTTATTGGAGCAGACCACGCTGGAATTGATATAAAAGCTTATGTAAAAGAGCTTTTTGAAGCAAGAGGTCATGAAGTAGTTGATTTAGGACCAAGCACAAAAGATAGAGTTGATTATCCAGATTTTGCAGCAAAGGTTTGTGAAAGTGTATTAGCAAATGAAGGTTCAAAGGGAATCTTAATTTGTGGTTCAGGTATTGGTATGTCAATGGCTGCTAATAAATTTGATGGAATTAGAGCGGCACTTTGTCATAATGAATACTCTGCAAAAATGGCAAGAGAGCACAATGATGCAAATGTTATTTGTTTAGGTGAAAGAGTAAGCGGATACGGTATGGTTGAAGCAATCGTTGATGCGTGGAATGAAGCATCTTTTGAAGGTGGAAGACACGAAGGTAGAGTTGAAAAAATCAATGCCTTAGGAAAAATGGGAAGTTGTAGAGCATAG
- the lepB gene encoding signal peptidase I, with protein MLNKLYRWSSSWTGTIVIVLGIIFFIAQAFVIPSGSMKNTLLIGDMLFVKKFSYGIPTPRIPWLEVKVLPDFNDNGHLIEGPRPKRGDIVVFRYPKNEAIHYVKRAVATGGDLVALKSKHLLLHPVEGNEYVKANYPKENIIQIEDKLWVVDPYKIDHPGIHNDPSVVNNGLNPAQLFDMMPIKVPEDETFMMGDNRDHSNDSRFWGTVPYKYIVGKPWIVYFSIDDNYEIRWDRVLKTVDSLEEDLKDKDIEINHEKGIY; from the coding sequence ATGTTAAATAAACTTTATAGATGGTCTTCTTCTTGGACTGGAACTATTGTAATAGTATTAGGTATTATATTTTTTATAGCTCAGGCATTTGTAATACCTAGTGGAAGTATGAAAAATACACTTTTAATAGGTGATATGCTTTTTGTAAAAAAATTCTCTTATGGTATTCCAACTCCAAGAATTCCTTGGTTAGAAGTTAAAGTATTACCTGATTTTAATGACAATGGTCACTTAATAGAAGGACCAAGACCAAAAAGAGGAGATATCGTAGTATTTAGATATCCAAAAAATGAAGCTATTCACTATGTAAAAAGAGCTGTTGCAACAGGTGGAGATTTAGTTGCACTTAAATCTAAACACCTTCTTTTACATCCTGTTGAAGGAAATGAATATGTAAAAGCTAATTATCCAAAAGAGAATATCATTCAAATAGAGGATAAACTTTGGGTAGTAGATCCATATAAGATAGATCATCCAGGAATTCACAATGACCCAAGTGTTGTAAACAATGGATTAAATCCTGCACAACTGTTTGATATGATGCCTATTAAAGTTCCTGAAGATGAAACATTTATGATGGGTGATAATAGAGATCACTCAAATGACTCAAGATTTTGGGGAACTGTTCCATACAAATATATTGTTGGAAAACCTTGGATAGTATATTTTTCAATTGATGACAATTATGAAATTAGATGGGATAGAGTTTTAAAGACAGTTGATTCTTTGGAAGAAGATTTAAAAGATAAAGATATAGAAATTAACCACGAAAAAGGAATTTACTAA
- the folD gene encoding bifunctional methylenetetrahydrofolate dehydrogenase/methenyltetrahydrofolate cyclohydrolase FolD: MILLDGKELSNKIKEEVKVEVSQLVENEQITPGLAVILVGDDAASATYVGSKAKACKSAGIYSVVHEMPSSITQEELLDTIAMMNKNPKLDGILVQLPLPKHIDTTTVLEAIDPLKDVDGFHPYNVGRMVSNLDSFLPATPFGVMRMFEEYNIELSGKNVVVIGSSDIVGKPMASLLINAKATVTVCNSKTKDLAAHTKEADIVVIAVGVPHLLKGDMLKDGAVVIDVGINRLDTGKLTGDADFEDCKHKCSHITPVPGGVGPMTIGMLLKNTVKAAKLREKREAR, translated from the coding sequence ATGATACTTTTAGATGGAAAAGAACTATCAAATAAAATCAAAGAAGAAGTTAAAGTTGAAGTTTCTCAACTAGTTGAAAATGAACAAATCACTCCAGGTCTTGCAGTAATATTAGTTGGTGATGATGCAGCAAGTGCTACTTATGTAGGAAGCAAAGCAAAAGCATGTAAAAGTGCAGGAATTTACTCTGTTGTGCATGAAATGCCTAGTTCTATTACTCAAGAAGAGCTACTAGATACTATAGCTATGATGAACAAAAATCCAAAACTTGATGGTATTTTAGTTCAATTACCACTTCCAAAACATATTGATACAACAACTGTTTTAGAAGCAATTGACCCTTTAAAAGATGTTGATGGATTCCACCCATACAATGTAGGAAGAATGGTTTCGAACTTAGATTCATTTTTACCAGCGACTCCATTTGGTGTTATGAGAATGTTTGAAGAGTATAATATTGAATTAAGTGGAAAAAATGTTGTAGTAATTGGTTCATCTGATATTGTTGGTAAACCAATGGCATCACTTTTAATTAATGCAAAAGCAACAGTAACTGTATGTAATAGTAAAACAAAAGATTTAGCAGCACACACAAAAGAAGCAGATATAGTTGTAATTGCTGTTGGTGTTCCACATTTACTAAAAGGTGATATGTTAAAAGACGGTGCAGTTGTTATTGATGTTGGTATTAATAGACTTGATACAGGAAAATTAACAGGTGATGCTGATTTTGAAGATTGTAAGCATAAGTGTTCACATATAACTCCAGTTCCAGGTGGAGTAGGACCTATGACAATTGGTATGTTACTTAAAAATACTGTTAAAGCTGCAAAACTAAGAGAGAAAAGAGAAGCAAGATAG
- a CDS encoding 50S ribosomal protein L25/general stress protein Ctc produces MLEGIVRDSMTKQATKTLRRDGYLIANIYGKGLENISAAFKRNEFIKFMRTKETLAFDVKVGDNTLKVVVQEYQKCPLTSDLLHVDLMVAQPGVRASYKVPVYTTGTPKGLKNKGLLMINHKRVPVKCTYENLPQNFTLEVSQLDTGDNILIRNIEFPEGVDCYLDPRVPVVGVIKAK; encoded by the coding sequence ATGTTAGAGGGTATCGTAAGAGATAGTATGACAAAACAAGCAACTAAGACTTTAAGAAGAGATGGTTACTTAATTGCAAATATTTATGGTAAAGGTTTAGAAAATATTTCTGCTGCGTTCAAAAGAAATGAATTCATTAAATTCATGAGAACAAAAGAAACTTTAGCATTTGATGTAAAAGTAGGTGATAACACACTTAAAGTAGTAGTACAAGAGTACCAAAAATGTCCATTAACTTCTGATTTATTACACGTTGATTTAATGGTAGCACAACCAGGTGTTAGAGCATCTTACAAAGTTCCAGTTTATACTACAGGAACTCCAAAAGGTCTTAAAAATAAAGGTCTTTTAATGATTAACCACAAAAGAGTACCTGTAAAATGTACTTATGAGAACTTACCACAAAACTTTACGTTAGAAGTTTCTCAATTAGATACAGGTGATAACATCTTAATTAGAAACATTGAATTCCCAGAGGGTGTTGATTGTTATTTAGACCCAAGAGTACCAGTTGTTGGTGTAATTAAAGCTAAATAA
- the pth gene encoding aminoacyl-tRNA hydrolase, with the protein MHLIVGLGNIGEKYELTRHNIGFMVIDEMTKNLTTSNINKSNFNSTLLKSGYNLFSKPTTYMNNSGLAVGSIKEYYKIENENIIVIHDDLDLPFGAVKFKIGGGHGGHNGLKSCDAHIGKDYIRVRIGIGKPQDKAEVANYVLSNFSKEELNKLEDIIPHTIKAIEALKSEDIDQVKSKFTLK; encoded by the coding sequence ATGCATTTAATCGTTGGTCTTGGTAATATTGGTGAGAAATACGAATTAACAAGACACAACATAGGATTTATGGTCATTGACGAGATGACCAAAAATCTTACAACTTCAAATATAAATAAATCAAACTTCAACTCTACACTTTTAAAATCAGGTTATAACCTTTTTTCAAAACCTACAACTTATATGAATAATTCAGGTCTTGCAGTTGGTTCTATAAAAGAGTACTATAAAATTGAAAATGAAAATATTATAGTTATTCATGATGATTTAGATTTACCATTTGGTGCTGTTAAGTTCAAAATAGGTGGTGGACATGGTGGTCATAATGGACTTAAATCATGTGATGCACATATTGGAAAAGATTATATTAGAGTTAGAATTGGAATTGGAAAACCACAAGATAAAGCTGAAGTTGCAAATTATGTATTAAGTAACTTTTCAAAAGAAGAATTAAATAAACTAGAAGATATAATACCTCATACTATAAAAGCGATAGAAGCACTTAAAAGTGAAGATATCGATCAAGTAAAATCAAAATTTACATTGAAATAA
- a CDS encoding LptF/LptG family permease: MRILTKYILKKYLQNFLIVLISLELFFVGIDFLQNFKDLPSSANLQLLYLLYNSFFTLTLALPLSIVFGWIITLVLFIRSNELVAFNAIGADLKDIYSPVLKISFALLTLLIVLQLTPLAYSYDQKKKILDNEYFTSTKSDIFLKYNDYYVYFKKLLPLEQKAENIHIFRVEQGDVIETIIARNAYFQNNKWYVVDAKIVTKPKELNFDNSKLTIRYEKFLNTLEGFKPKILDNVYESKSNFSVIDAVSALILLSNQGINTDTIRGILYNQLVVTYFVIPLILLIFAYASLNSRFFNMGKFVSLCVFGTLIVWGVFFMLFKFTSGGIILPELSILLPMFIWVVGSIYFYNKKINS; the protein is encoded by the coding sequence ATGAGAATATTAACAAAATATATTTTAAAAAAATACCTTCAAAACTTTTTAATTGTTTTAATTTCACTAGAACTTTTTTTTGTTGGAATTGATTTTTTACAAAACTTTAAAGATCTACCAAGCTCAGCAAATTTACAGCTACTATATCTTTTATATAACAGTTTTTTTACTTTAACTTTAGCACTTCCATTATCAATAGTATTTGGTTGGATTATTACTTTAGTTTTATTTATTAGATCAAACGAACTTGTTGCTTTTAACGCAATAGGTGCAGATCTTAAAGATATATACTCTCCTGTATTAAAAATATCTTTTGCTCTTTTAACACTGCTTATTGTGCTTCAATTGACACCTTTAGCATACTCTTATGACCAAAAGAAAAAAATACTTGATAATGAATATTTTACAAGTACAAAAAGTGATATTTTTTTAAAATATAATGACTATTATGTATACTTTAAAAAACTATTACCTTTGGAGCAAAAAGCTGAAAATATACATATCTTTAGAGTTGAACAAGGGGATGTTATTGAGACAATCATAGCAAGAAATGCATACTTCCAAAATAATAAATGGTATGTAGTAGATGCTAAAATTGTAACAAAACCAAAAGAGTTAAATTTTGATAACTCAAAACTAACTATTAGATATGAAAAGTTTTTGAATACTTTAGAGGGATTTAAACCAAAAATTTTAGATAATGTATATGAATCAAAATCAAATTTTTCTGTCATAGATGCAGTTTCAGCATTGATTTTATTATCAAATCAAGGAATAAATACTGATACAATTAGAGGTATTTTATATAATCAATTAGTAGTTACTTATTTTGTAATACCTTTGATTTTACTAATATTTGCATATGCATCACTAAATAGTAGATTTTTTAATATGGGTAAATTCGTATCCCTATGTGTATTTGGAACACTAATTGTTTGGGGTGTGTTTTTTATGCTTTTTAAATTTACAAGTGGTGGAATTATACTTCCTGAGCTATCAATACTACTTCCTATGTTTATTTGGGTAGTTGGCTCAATATATTTTTATAATAAAAAAATCAACTCTTAA
- a CDS encoding NUDIX domain-containing protein: protein MKSHEKAYGVVPYLAIDDDIKILLCKSVASKNKWGCLKGSKEKNETAYECAQREFYEESSINVEIGLFEDYFEQINLEKDIGIWLVNAKNIEGLEEFFNEDKLKSNYLSWENSKVKFFSLDDLPEIKKKQMKLINQVKDFLRSKHLHH from the coding sequence ATGAAATCTCATGAAAAAGCATATGGTGTAGTTCCTTATTTAGCTATTGATGATGATATTAAAATTTTATTGTGTAAATCTGTTGCGAGTAAAAATAAGTGGGGATGTTTAAAAGGTAGTAAAGAAAAAAATGAGACTGCTTATGAATGTGCCCAAAGAGAGTTTTACGAAGAGAGCTCTATTAATGTTGAAATAGGTTTATTTGAAGACTATTTTGAGCAAATAAATCTTGAAAAAGATATTGGTATTTGGTTAGTAAATGCTAAAAATATAGAAGGCTTAGAAGAGTTTTTTAATGAAGATAAATTAAAAAGCAATTATCTATCTTGGGAAAATTCAAAAGTGAAATTCTTTTCACTTGATGATTTACCCGAGATTAAAAAAAAGCAGATGAAACTAATCAATCAAGTTAAGGATTTTTTGAGAAGTAAGCATCTACACCATTAG